A single Corticium candelabrum chromosome 12, ooCorCand1.1, whole genome shotgun sequence DNA region contains:
- the LOC134187905 gene encoding kinesin-like protein KIF23 isoform X1 translates to MADATRTRKTPRKTPRKTPGKTPRKQPKHPTDPVEVYCRLKPLSDEDDDVCATRISSTLLQLEPPEFCQSYKAGHRNATQYTFQHVFDVDVDQKDVFERLCVPMVEDMLKGKNGLLFAFGITGSGKTYTMTGEPGNGGMLPRSMDVIFNSIAHLQAERFVFKCDQVNSYEIQSEFNAKMEQQRFKAMQRAKNINGGTDSPDFIRVPDTMKIEEVDEDNVYSVFVSFIEIYNNYIYDLLEETDNEELHPKPPQSKTLREDLNHQMFVSGATEIEVKSTEEAYELLWKGKQRRRVALTQLNHESSRSHSVFNIRIVAAPLDSSGTEVIADKSLMMVSQLSLVDLAGSERTSRTRATGDRLREAGNINANLMVLRTCMETLRENQTNGTTRIVPYRDSKLTHMFKNYFDGEGKVRMVVCISPRAEDYDESVHIMKFAELAQEVQVARARPRRIEFEGLTPGRRNAPKLYREAMDQLEAMKQGGDENFPHPVLASAPSVSQIPMTFSFPLITAPEDLFLYDFFPGTRRHKLTTCDDESVLPSFLQALTEKQEIRRSLLEDFAAKQRQMRDLLTRVDEGYRDLHQALSEANEAAVTKDREIKKIEKRVKTTEKKALQDVRQQWEQDSERKLAALRRSMEEKIWRKDEKLRQLKEIVQQSKKPAAREVAAPPVQDLRQVPAVRSRRKRSLSAETWLEHKPASSLKTDTVLQPQLKKKKTVQTPKLKHLREETGGCSKYVLTHQEQDSQGEVETRLYKGEVWKTRGGGAAMQFTDIEKLKSEDPIATEIRERRSHSAPPSCSSESELSVDCASDTTDVGTRCGYGIEGRAGSVPGYTNAYAERSPGKKSK, encoded by the exons ATGGCAGACGCGACTAGAACAAGAAAGACGCCACGAAAGACGCCACGAAAGACTCCCGGTAAAACTCCGAGGAAACAACCTAAACATCCAACTGACCCTGTGGAG GTCTACTGCCGGCTAAAACCTCTCAGCGACGAAGACGACGACGTTTGTGCCACCAGGATTTCAAGTACACTTCTTCAGTTAGAGCCTCCAGAG TTTTGTCAGTCATACAAGGCTGGTCATCGTAATGCCACTCAATACACATTTCAACATGTGTTTGATGTCGATGTCGATCAGAAGGACGTGTTTGAACGTCTGTGTGTTCCGATGGTGGAAGACATGCTGAAAGGAAAGAACG GTCTTTTGTTTGCGTTTGGTATCACGGGTTCTGGTAAGACATACACTATGACAGGAGAGCCTGGCAATGGTGGAATGCTACCACGCAGTATGGATGTCATTTTCAATTCTATTGCTCATCTGCAAGCAGAACGATTt GTGTTCAAATGTGACCAAGTGAATTCATACGAGATCCAGTCAGAATTCAATGCCAAAATGGAGCAACAAAGATTTAAAGCAATGCAGAGAGCAAA GAATATCAATGGTGGTACCGACAGTCCTGATTTCATTCGTGTTCCCGACACCATGAAAATCGAGGAA GTGGACGAAGACAACGTTTACTCAGTGTTCGTCTCCttcattgaaatctacaacaactacatttACGATCTTCtggaagagacagacaatgaagaaCTACATCCAAA GCCTCCTCAGTCGAAGACTCTACGTGAAGATTTGAATCATCAGATGTTTGTCAGTGGAGCTACAGAGATAGAAGTGAAGAGCACCGAAGAGGCATACGAACTTTTATGGAAAG GGAAGCAGAGACGACGAGTCGCTCTAACGCAACTCAATCACGAGTCGAGTCGCAGTCACAGCGTGTTCAACATCCGGATTGTTGCCGCTCCACTTGACAGCTCGGGAACGGAAGTGATTGCG GATAAGTCGTTGATGATGGTCAGTCAGTTGTCGTTGGTTGATCTTGCTGGATCGGAGAGGACGTCACGAACACGAGCCACCGGAGACAGGCTGAGAGAAGCTG gtaATATCAATGCCAATCTAATGGTGTTACGTACGTGTATGGAGACATTGAGAGAGAATCAAACAAACGGAACAACGAGA ATTGTGCCGTACAGAGATTCCAAACTTACTCACATGTTCAAGAACTATTTCGATGGAGAAGGAAAG GTACGTATGGTGGTGTGCATCAGTCCAAGAGCCGAAGACTACGACGAGAGCGTT CACATCATGAAGTTTGCCGAATTGGCACAAGAAGTTCAAGTGGCAAGAGCACGACCCAGAag aatTGAGTTTGAGGGTTTGACTCCAGGGAGGAGGAATG CTCCGAAACTGTACAGAGAGGCGATGGATCAGTTGGAGGCAATGAAACAAG GTGGCGACGAGAACTTCCCTCATCCGGTCCTCGCATCTGCACCATCCGTCAGCCAAATACCGATGACCTTCTCATTCCCACTCATCACGGCTCCCGAG GATCTCTTTCTTTACGATTTCTTTCCGGGAACGCGACGTcacaag CTGACGACGTGTGACGATGAGTCGGTTCTGCCCTCGTTCCTTCAAGCTTTGACTGAAAAGCAAGAGATTAGACGTTCACTGCTGGAGGATTTTGCAGCGAAAC AGAGACAAATGAGAGATTTGTTGACTCGTGTTGATGAGGGATACAGAGACTTGCATCAG GCTCTTTCTGAAGCTAACGAGGCCGCAGTTACTAAAGACCG CGAGATTAAGAAAATTGAGAAACGAGTGAAAACAACTGAGAAGAAG GCTCTTCAAGACGTGAGACAACAGTGGGAGCAGGACTCA gaACGGAAACTTGCAGCTCTGAGACGATCAATGGAAGAGAAAATATGGAGAAAGGATGAGAAACTCAGGCAGCTGAAAGAGATTGTTCAG CAATCAAAGAAACCAGCAGCACGTGAAGTCGCTGCACCACCCGTTCAGGACCTTAGAcag GTTCCTGCAGTACGATCTCGGAGAAAGCGTTCGCTATCAGCCGAAACCTGGTTGGAACACAAGCCTGCTTCTAGCCTCAAAACGG ACACGGTTCTACAGCCTCAActgaaaaagaagaaaacagtGCAAACGCCAAAGCTAAAGCATTTGAGGGAAGAAACTGGAGGCTGTTCGAAATATGTGTTGACTCATCAAGAGCAGGACTCACAGGGAGAAGTGGAAACGCGTCTATATAAA GGCGAAGTCTGGAAAACTCGTGGTGGCGGAGCTGCCATGCAGTTTACTGACATCGAAAAGCTGAAGTCCGAGGATCCGATCGCAACAGAAAT AAGAGAGAGGCGCAGCCATTCTGCACCCCCTAGCTGCAGTTCGGAGTCAGAGTTGAGCGTTGACTGTGCGAGTGACACAACAGACGTTGGAACAAGG TGTGGGTATGGCATCGAAGGTCGTGCAGGATCAGTACCCGGATATACGAATGCGTACGCAGAGAGATCGCCTGGAAA GAAATCGAAATGA
- the LOC134187915 gene encoding uncharacterized protein LOC134187915: MACVAAFITLLLLSRLASSERAMCQDVQAECNRDEACKPFQDAYLRDCGQEYTDHSVGCRETCRVSYYKLLSNVIGRRYYRCDCGKGNFGQTCTSFTNNLLGNCFGGVFPTPPPVANGSVTVSSSSCKFIRWLCLLDQTCPALNVSLEGACSHAFSGLNCSQTCKQTYSALLQHSIGRRMYGCSCDGDAKCNASETNLFRVCNGSMLLPTDATPSIGTCEAFYEKCFVNDSGTCGSAFTLVNGSCSASIRQQANQTVCPATCATGLKSLVENVAYASDILSCRCMDSRSSMCNTISIYQKLFTFCQVTTPGSYPPTSCEGLQQLCVQYLGAQCGSSLLRVFGQNCSRFFDAQGATDLSTSCTTDCRSSLHELATSPSDQTVLTCSCADRDSFACQNVMRYRPVFEHCDVTAPPPAAHTPTIATTTGDIGGGTGVVVNVPLVLLSLAVGSVLLMLF; encoded by the coding sequence ATGGCGTGCGTCGCAGCGTTTATTACTCTCTTGTTGTTGTCTCGCCTGGCGAGCAGTGAAAGGGCCATGTGTCAAGACGTGCAGGCAGAATGCAATAGAGACGAGGCGTGTAAGCCATTCCAGGATGCTTATCTGCGAGACTGCGGGCAGGAGTATACGGATCATAGTGTAGGATGCAGGGAAACCTGCAGGGTGAGCTACTATAAACTACTGAGCAACGTGATCGGCCGGAGATATTACCGATGCGACTGTGGAAAGGGAAATTTTGGGCAAACTTGTACATCGTTTACCAACAATCTCTTGGGCAACTGTTTTGGAGGTGTTTTTCCGACGCCTCCGCCTGTTGCAAATGGTTCGGTGACGGTTTCGTCTAGTTCTTGTAAGTTTATTAGATGGTTGTGTCTGCTCGATCAGACTTGCCCTGCGCTGAATGTGTCGCTCGAAGGTGCGTGCTCGCATGCTTTCTCCGGCTTGAACTGCTCGCAGACCTGCAAACAGACGTACTCCGCATTGCTGCAGCATTCTATTGGTAGAAGGATGTATGGTTGTTCTTGTGATGGTGATGCAAAGTGCAATGCGAGTGAGACGAACTTGTTTCGCGTGTGCAATGGAAGCATGTTGCTACCGACAGATGCCACGCCTTCCATTGGGACTTGTGAGGCTTTCTATGAGAAATGTTTTGTTAACGACTCTGGAACGTGTGGAAGTGCGTTCACGTTGGTGAACGGGTCGTGCAGTGCGTCGATCAGGCAGCAGGCCAATCAAACTGTTTGCCCTGCAACGTGTGCAACTGGACTGAAGAGTTTGGTGGAGAATGTTGCATATGCTAGTGATATACTGAGCTGCAGATGCATGGATTCTCGCTCTTCCATGTGCAATACAATTTCAATATACCAGAAGCTATTCACTTTTTGTCAAGTTACTACACCTGGCTCATACCCACCCACCTCATGTGAAGGACTCCAACAACTGTGTGTGCAGTACCTTGGTGCACAGTGTGGGAGTTCACTATTACgagtgtttggacaaaactgCAGTAGATTCTTTGATGCTCAAGGTGCTACTGACTTGTCCACGTCTTGTACTACCGACTGTCGGTCGAGCCTACATGAATTGGCTACAAGTCCCTCTGATCAAACTGTCTTGACGTGTTCCTGTGCAGACAGAGACTCGTTTGCTTGCCAGAATGTGATGAGATATCGGCCAGTCTTTGAACACTGTGATGTGACAGCACCCCCTCCTGCTGCCCATACACCCACCATTGCTACTACTACAGGAGATATTGGAGGAGGGACGGGTGTGGTGGTAAATGTGCCACTCGTTCTTTTGTCACTTGCTGTTGGATCTGTTTTGCTGATGCTGTTCTAG
- the LOC134187886 gene encoding phospholipid scramblase 1-like — translation MTEKQPLLSQPKAEPSFPVMSLPPSTEGVPQGLEYLTQVDQLLVHQLVQIVQVLTGFETENKYVIKNSMGQQVYYAAEMSDCCERQFCGPKRSFSMSIVDNLGREVIHLERPFRCGGCLCPCSLNVLEVQAPAGTVIGYVNEKYTCFNPQFHVSDATGSQQMFIQGPCWYCKCCSDVDYQILNQENGVQVGTLTSQWSGFCQETFTGTGNFSVTFPMDLTWQMKATLLSAAFLVDFMYYEQNKKRK, via the exons ATGACTGAAAAGCAGCCTCTACTGTCTCAGCCAAAGGCTGAGCCATCATTTCCGGTTATGAGCTTACCGCCCAGCACCGAAGGCGTGCCTCAGGGCCTCGAATATTTGACGCAAGTCGACCAGCTGCTCGTCCACCAGCTCGTGCAAATCGTGCAAG TTCTCACCGGGTTTGAAACCGAAAACAAATACGTCATTAAGAATTCGATGGGACAGCAAGTCTACTACGCAGCAGAAA TGAGTGACTGCTGTGAGCGTCAGTTTTGTGGTCCTAAACGTTCCTTCTCTATGTCTATTGTCGACAATCTCGGTCGTGAAGTGATACACCTGGAGAGGCCTTTCCGATGTGGAGGCTGCTTGTGTCCTTGCTCTCTCAACGTCTTGGAAGTGCAAGCACCAGCAGGCACCGTGATTGGTTACGTCAATGAAAA GTATACGTGTTTCAATCCTCAGTTCCACGTTTCTGATGCAACCGGATCACAACAGATGTTCATACAAGGGCCTTGCTGGTACTGCAAATGCTGCAGTGATGTAGATTACCAG ATTTTGAATCAAGAAAATGGAGTGCAAGTCGGCACTCTCACAAGCCAATGGAGTGGCTTCTGTCAGGAAACGTTCACAGGAACTGGCAATTTCTCTGTAACGT TTCCTATGGACTTGACGTGGCAAATGAAAGCCACACTCTTGTCTGCTGCCTTTCTTGTG GATTTCATGTATTACGAACAgaacaagaaaagaaaatga
- the LOC134187930 gene encoding uncharacterized protein LOC134187930, which yields MASHSNSASESEESDGVEISCQRRFALLYRSKFGSGKNSNSRCILLKDKLYSPPEFLSQCKVSRQKDWKKVLSFRESSLHTLMKDGRLPVHSSRCSCAWCSQNVLKRRRGTNLTRQRKQRNHSDDTDESDGSDEVYIENVNDSDYEFGDDYKYVASKQFGTPSKKSKIKLRSKRAPVPLIEESSDSSSEDVSDNNERDERLVGHSTAAQSINCMSLKISRIQNEDIQSTRQDDATNREENDGRNSDYSNSSTLPECIDCRSPDSTEGNDAVESPSLLRCFTADSLPDTHLEASNATDGEEDEKPDERTEVCVKARGGEEININWQTLFVCPRLKSKVRHGGIRDEINLMGYSVNVIQMLLQFINGEEFDCTTLSESDMCALIELGFECLDEETTNDLNTKALIKQILTEDNVVSTYSTAFTEKFQKALEVCKRFADGCDLQVLATSSGFRKVVPLAVSYLFRRDISS from the exons ATGGCCAGTCATAGTAATTCGGCTTCCGAGTCAGAGGAAAGTGACGGCGTCGAGATTTCGTGCCAGCGTCGCTTCGCGCTGCTCTATCGCAGCAAATTTGGAAGCGGAAAGAATTCGAACAGCCGTTGCATTTTGTTGAAAGACAAACTGTACAGTCCGCCCGAATTTCTCAGTCAGTGTAAAGTTTCACGCCAAAAAGACTGGAAGAAAGTCCTTTCATTTAGAGAGTCGAGTTTGCACACGTTGATGAAAGACGGTCGTTTGCCCGTTCACAGTAGTCGCTGCTCGTGTGCTTGGTGCTCTCAGAATGTCTTGAAGAGAAGGAGGGGAACCAATTTGACTAGACAGAGAAAACAACGTAACCATAGTGATGACACTGATGAGTCTGATGGGTCTGATGAGGTTTATATTGAGAATGTGAATGACTCGGATTATGAGTTTGGTGATGATTACAAGTATGTGGCATCCAAACAATTTGGAACTCCTAGTAAGAAATCGAAGATTAAACTGAGGTCGAAGAGGGCACCTGTGCCATTGATAGAGGAATCCAGTGATAGCAGCAGTGAAG ACGTTAGTGACAATAATGAGAGAGATGAGAGACTTGTCGGTCACTCTACAGCAGCTCAATCAATTAACTGCATGTCATTAAAGATTTCACGCATACAGAATGAAGACATTCAGTCCACGAGACAAGATGATGCTACAAACAG AGAAGAGAATGATGGTAGGAATAGTGATTATAGCAATTCAAGTACTTTGCCTGAGTGTATAGACTGTCGGTCACCAGACAGTACAGAAGGAAATGATGCAGTAGAGTCACCGTCCTTGTTGCGTTGCTTTACAGCAGATTCATTACCGGACACACATCTAGAAGCCAGCAATGCAACAGACGGTGAGGAAGATGAGAAACCAGATGAAAGGACGGAAGTTTGTGTGAAAGCGAGAGGTGGTGAAGAGATCAACATCAATTGGCAGaccttgtttgtttgtcctcGTTTGAAGTCGAAGGTGAGACATGGAGGAATTCGTGACGAGATAAATTTGATGGGCTACAGTGTTAACGTCATTCAAATGCTCTTGCAATTCATTAACGGTGAAGAATTTGATTGCACAACGCTGAGCGAGAGTGACATGTGTGCATTGATCGAATTGGGCTTCGAATGTCTGGATGAAGAGACTACAAATGATCTAAACACAAAAGCATTAATCAAACAGATCCTAACAGAAGACAACGTTGTGTCTACCTACTCAACAGCGTTTACAGAAAAGTTTCAAAAAGCGTTAGAAGTCTGTAAGAG GTTTGCAGACGGGTGTGACTTGCAGGTTCTCGCCACAAGCTCAGGATTCAGGAAAGTCGTACCTCTTGCCGTCTCTTATTTGTTCCGCCGTGACATCAGCAGCTAA
- the LOC134188211 gene encoding uncharacterized protein LOC134188211, producing MLQRVGVTCTQTCKDSYHKLLGNAIGRDFYQCNCGTGALSATCQSFTNNLLSNCFGGVAPTPPPVVSGSASTVVVQSCSSVTSSCGYNPTCKPRYMNYIQSCSTALLGVRCSSQCNQSFYELLRHPVGSQFLGCSCGDASDCSASLANFYGTCYNGSIPVAPPTVVIPTSNPPGTCEAFQEKCYTYNYGTCGLYFLRLNGLCNETCRADCVNEMQNLLLTIPYAREILTCSCKNATNSICRDILAYQREFLDCLEITLPPAVVTSTPTQFPRDSCEGLHQVCIQQLGAQCASLQQQVFEGNCSYLNAQGAANLSLPCTDDCQSSLQTLAASSHGTVLTCSCADSGSSVCLNVTKQRAVFNHCGVTPAPPVATSSPTSNTNTLPTKGSPGGSAKVAEHVLSVIVSVVIGHVLLML from the coding sequence ATGTTGCAACGTGTTGGTGTTACATGTACGCAAACCTGCAAGGACAGCTACCACAAGTTGTTGGGCAATGCGATAGGAAGAGATTTCTATCAATGCAACTGCGGTACGGGTGCTTTGAGTGCTACCTGCCAGTCGTTCACCAACAACCTTTTGAGCAATTGCTTCGGAGGTGTTGCGCCAACACCTCCACCCGTCGTGTCTGGCTCTGCCTCTACTGTCGTTGTTCAGTCTTGCAGCTCTGTTACATCATCGTGTGGATACAACCCAACATGCAAACCGCGTTACATGAATTACATCCAGTCTTGCTCGACTGCTTTACTCGGTGTCCGCTGTTCTTCGCAGTGTAACCAGTCTTTCTATGAGTTGCTGCGCCATCCGGTTGGAAGTCAGTTTTTAGGCTGCTCGTGCGGAGATGCTTCAGATTGTAGCGCCAGTTTGGCGAACTTCTATGGCACTTGCTATAACGGAAGTATCCCGGTAGCACCACCGACAGTCGTTATCCCTACTTCTAACCCACCCGGTACTTGCGAGGCTTTTCAGGAAAAGTGTTATACATATAACTACGGAACGTGTGGATTGTATTTTTTGAGGCTCAATGGATTATGCAACGAAACGTGCAGAGCAGATTGTGTTAATGAAATGCAGAATCTGCTGTTGACCATTCCGTATGCAAGAGAAATCCTGACGTGCAGCTGTAAAAATGCCACCAATTCGATATGTCGTGACATTTTGGCATACCAAAGAGAATTTCTAGACTGCCTTGAAATCACCTTGCCTCCTGCTGTTGTCACATCTACACCTACACAATTTCCAAGAGATTCCTGTGAAGGTCTCCACCAAGTATGTATCCAACAACTTGGCGCACAATGTGCGAGCTTGCAACAACAAGTGTTCGAAGGAAACTGCAGCTATTTGAATGCTCAAGGTGCTGCTAACTTGTCACTGCCATGTACTGATGACTGTCAATCGAGCCTGCAAACATTGGCAGCAAGTTCGCATGGCACCGTCCTGACTTGCTCCTGTGCAGACAGTGGATCAAGTGTCTGTCTGAATGTGACGAAACAACGCGCTGTCTTCAACCATTGTGGCGTGACACCAGCTCCTCCTGTTGCTACCAGCTCACCTACAAGTAATACTAACACTCTACCTACTAAGGGCAGCCCTGGAGGAAGTGCAAAAGTGGCGGAACATGTGCTATCCGTTATTGTCTCTGTTGTTATTGGTCACGTTCTGCTGATGCTGTAA
- the LOC134187905 gene encoding kinesin-like protein KIF23 isoform X2, with protein MADATRTRKTPRKTPRKTPGKTPRKQPKHPTDPVEVYCRLKPLSDEDDDVCATRISSTLLQLEPPEFCQSYKAGHRNATQYTFQHVFDVDVDQKDVFERLCVPMVEDMLKGKNGLLFAFGITGSGKTYTMTGEPGNGGMLPRSMDVIFNSIAHLQAERFVFKCDQVNSYEIQSEFNAKMEQQRFKAMQRAKNINGGTDSPDFIRVPDTMKIEEVDEDNVYSVFVSFIEIYNNYIYDLLEETDNEELHPKPPQSKTLREDLNHQMFVSGATEIEVKSTEEAYELLWKGKQRRRVALTQLNHESSRSHSVFNIRIVAAPLDSSGTEVIADKSLMMVSQLSLVDLAGSERTSRTRATGDRLREAGNINANLMVLRTCMETLRENQTNGTTRIVPYRDSKLTHMFKNYFDGEGKVRMVVCISPRAEDYDESVHIMKFAELAQEVQVARARPRRIEFEGLTPGRRNAPKLYREAMDQLEAMKQGGDENFPHPVLASAPSVSQIPMTFSFPLITAPELTTCDDESVLPSFLQALTEKQEIRRSLLEDFAAKQRQMRDLLTRVDEGYRDLHQALSEANEAAVTKDREIKKIEKRVKTTEKKALQDVRQQWEQDSERKLAALRRSMEEKIWRKDEKLRQLKEIVQQSKKPAAREVAAPPVQDLRQVPAVRSRRKRSLSAETWLEHKPASSLKTDTVLQPQLKKKKTVQTPKLKHLREETGGCSKYVLTHQEQDSQGEVETRLYKGEVWKTRGGGAAMQFTDIEKLKSEDPIATEIRERRSHSAPPSCSSESELSVDCASDTTDVGTRCGYGIEGRAGSVPGYTNAYAERSPGKKSK; from the exons ATGGCAGACGCGACTAGAACAAGAAAGACGCCACGAAAGACGCCACGAAAGACTCCCGGTAAAACTCCGAGGAAACAACCTAAACATCCAACTGACCCTGTGGAG GTCTACTGCCGGCTAAAACCTCTCAGCGACGAAGACGACGACGTTTGTGCCACCAGGATTTCAAGTACACTTCTTCAGTTAGAGCCTCCAGAG TTTTGTCAGTCATACAAGGCTGGTCATCGTAATGCCACTCAATACACATTTCAACATGTGTTTGATGTCGATGTCGATCAGAAGGACGTGTTTGAACGTCTGTGTGTTCCGATGGTGGAAGACATGCTGAAAGGAAAGAACG GTCTTTTGTTTGCGTTTGGTATCACGGGTTCTGGTAAGACATACACTATGACAGGAGAGCCTGGCAATGGTGGAATGCTACCACGCAGTATGGATGTCATTTTCAATTCTATTGCTCATCTGCAAGCAGAACGATTt GTGTTCAAATGTGACCAAGTGAATTCATACGAGATCCAGTCAGAATTCAATGCCAAAATGGAGCAACAAAGATTTAAAGCAATGCAGAGAGCAAA GAATATCAATGGTGGTACCGACAGTCCTGATTTCATTCGTGTTCCCGACACCATGAAAATCGAGGAA GTGGACGAAGACAACGTTTACTCAGTGTTCGTCTCCttcattgaaatctacaacaactacatttACGATCTTCtggaagagacagacaatgaagaaCTACATCCAAA GCCTCCTCAGTCGAAGACTCTACGTGAAGATTTGAATCATCAGATGTTTGTCAGTGGAGCTACAGAGATAGAAGTGAAGAGCACCGAAGAGGCATACGAACTTTTATGGAAAG GGAAGCAGAGACGACGAGTCGCTCTAACGCAACTCAATCACGAGTCGAGTCGCAGTCACAGCGTGTTCAACATCCGGATTGTTGCCGCTCCACTTGACAGCTCGGGAACGGAAGTGATTGCG GATAAGTCGTTGATGATGGTCAGTCAGTTGTCGTTGGTTGATCTTGCTGGATCGGAGAGGACGTCACGAACACGAGCCACCGGAGACAGGCTGAGAGAAGCTG gtaATATCAATGCCAATCTAATGGTGTTACGTACGTGTATGGAGACATTGAGAGAGAATCAAACAAACGGAACAACGAGA ATTGTGCCGTACAGAGATTCCAAACTTACTCACATGTTCAAGAACTATTTCGATGGAGAAGGAAAG GTACGTATGGTGGTGTGCATCAGTCCAAGAGCCGAAGACTACGACGAGAGCGTT CACATCATGAAGTTTGCCGAATTGGCACAAGAAGTTCAAGTGGCAAGAGCACGACCCAGAag aatTGAGTTTGAGGGTTTGACTCCAGGGAGGAGGAATG CTCCGAAACTGTACAGAGAGGCGATGGATCAGTTGGAGGCAATGAAACAAG GTGGCGACGAGAACTTCCCTCATCCGGTCCTCGCATCTGCACCATCCGTCAGCCAAATACCGATGACCTTCTCATTCCCACTCATCACGGCTCCCGAG CTGACGACGTGTGACGATGAGTCGGTTCTGCCCTCGTTCCTTCAAGCTTTGACTGAAAAGCAAGAGATTAGACGTTCACTGCTGGAGGATTTTGCAGCGAAAC AGAGACAAATGAGAGATTTGTTGACTCGTGTTGATGAGGGATACAGAGACTTGCATCAG GCTCTTTCTGAAGCTAACGAGGCCGCAGTTACTAAAGACCG CGAGATTAAGAAAATTGAGAAACGAGTGAAAACAACTGAGAAGAAG GCTCTTCAAGACGTGAGACAACAGTGGGAGCAGGACTCA gaACGGAAACTTGCAGCTCTGAGACGATCAATGGAAGAGAAAATATGGAGAAAGGATGAGAAACTCAGGCAGCTGAAAGAGATTGTTCAG CAATCAAAGAAACCAGCAGCACGTGAAGTCGCTGCACCACCCGTTCAGGACCTTAGAcag GTTCCTGCAGTACGATCTCGGAGAAAGCGTTCGCTATCAGCCGAAACCTGGTTGGAACACAAGCCTGCTTCTAGCCTCAAAACGG ACACGGTTCTACAGCCTCAActgaaaaagaagaaaacagtGCAAACGCCAAAGCTAAAGCATTTGAGGGAAGAAACTGGAGGCTGTTCGAAATATGTGTTGACTCATCAAGAGCAGGACTCACAGGGAGAAGTGGAAACGCGTCTATATAAA GGCGAAGTCTGGAAAACTCGTGGTGGCGGAGCTGCCATGCAGTTTACTGACATCGAAAAGCTGAAGTCCGAGGATCCGATCGCAACAGAAAT AAGAGAGAGGCGCAGCCATTCTGCACCCCCTAGCTGCAGTTCGGAGTCAGAGTTGAGCGTTGACTGTGCGAGTGACACAACAGACGTTGGAACAAGG TGTGGGTATGGCATCGAAGGTCGTGCAGGATCAGTACCCGGATATACGAATGCGTACGCAGAGAGATCGCCTGGAAA GAAATCGAAATGA